The following coding sequences are from one Salvia hispanica cultivar TCC Black 2014 chromosome 3, UniMelb_Shisp_WGS_1.0, whole genome shotgun sequence window:
- the LOC125212073 gene encoding glutathione S-transferase T1-like, whose translation MILNPSVFVRSKMELKVYCDRMSQPSRAILIFCKANNAEFEEVTVEIGKGQHRTPEFAEVNPMKQVPAVIHGDFKLFESHAILIYLASTIPGVADHWYPADVRERAKVHSVLDWHHTNLRRGSVGYLMNAVFAEAFGMPGDPKAAAEGEKLLSASLARIESFWLQGGPFLLGNSKPTIADLALACEVTQLEVADDNDHDRIVKPHTKIVKWIKDVKSATAPHFEEIHAAIRSFKEPLKKLKAQAAQKSE comes from the exons ATGATCCTCAATCCGTCTGTGTTTGTGAGAAGCAAAATGGAGCTCAAAGTATACTGTGATCGGATGTCCCAGCCATCGCGAGCAATTCTCATCTTCTGCAA GGCTAATAATGCAGAATTTGAGGAGGTTACTGTTGAGATCGGCAAGGGCCAACACCGCACCCCTGAATTTGCAG AAGTGAATCCTATGAAACAAGTTCCAGCTGTCATCCATGGTGATTTCAAGCTTTTTGAGAG TCATGCCATACTTATTTATCTGGCTTCAACAATTCCTGGTGTTGCTGATCACTG GTATCCAGCTGATGTGCGCGAGAGGGCAAAGGTCCACTCGGTGCTGGATTGGCACCACACGAATCTGCGTCGTGGCTCAG TTGGATATCTCATGAATGCCGTCTTCGCGGAAGCGTTTGGCATGCCTGGGGACCCGAAAGCAGCAGCTGAAGGTGAAAAGCTTCTTTCGGCATCTCTTGCAAGAATTGAGTCATTCTGGCTTCAAGGAGGACCATTTTTGCTTGGGAATTCAAAGCCAACAATTGCTGATCTAGCTTTAGCTTGTGAAGTCACACAACTTGAG GTTGCAGATGACAATGACCATGACCGTATTGTGAAACCCCACACGAAAATCGTGAAGTGGATCAAGGATGTGAAGAGCGCAACCGCCCCTCATTTTGAGGAAATTCATGCAGCAATCCGTTCATTCAAAGAGCCCCTAAAGAAACTGAAGGCCCAAGCAGCTCAGAAATCGGAGTGA
- the LOC125211366 gene encoding glutathione S-transferase T1-like isoform X2: MILNPSVFVRSKMELKVYCDRMSQPSRAILIFCKANNAEFEEVTVEIGKGQHRTPEFAEVNPMKQVPAVIHGDFKLFESHAILIYLASTIPGVADHWYPADVRERAKVHSVLDWHHTNLRRGSVGYLLNTVFAVAFGMPGDPKAAAEGEKLLSASLARIESFWLQGGPFLLGNSKPTIADLALACEVTQLEVADQNDHDRIMEPHSKIVKWLKDVKSATTPHFEEIHAAIRAAREPLKKLKAQAAQKSE; the protein is encoded by the exons AATGGAGCTCAAAGTATACTGTGATCGGATGTCCCAGCCATCGCGAGCAATTCTCATCTTCTGCAA GGCTAATAATGCAGAATTTGAGGAGGTTACTGTTGAGATCGGCAAGGGCCAACACCGCACCCCTGAATTTGCAG AAGTGAATCCTATGAAACAAGTTCCAGCTGTCATCCATGGTGATTTCAAGCTTTTTGAGAG TCATGCCATACTTATTTATCTGGCTTCAACAATTCCTGGTGTTGCTGATCACTG GTATCCAGCTGATGTGCGTGAGAGAGCAAAGGTTCACTCGGTGCTGGATTGGCACCACACGAATTTGCGCCGTGGCTCAG TTGGATATCTCTTGAATACCGTCTTCGCGGTAGCGTTTGGCATGCCTGGAGACCCAAAAGCAGCAGCTGAAGGTGAAAAGCTTCTCTCGGCATCTCTTGCAAGAATTGAGTCATTCTGGCTTCAAGGAGGACCATTTTTGCTTGGGAATTCAAAGCCAACAATTGCTGATCTAGCTTTAGCTTGTGAAGTCACACAACTTGAG GTTGCAGATCAGAATGACCATGACCGTATTATGGAACCCCACTCGAAAATCGTGAAGTGGCTCAAGGATGTGAAGAGCGCAACCACCCCTCATTTTGAGGAAATTCATGCAGCAATCCGTGCAGCCAGAGAGCCCCTAAAGAAACTGAAGGCCCAAGCAGCTCAGAAATCGGAGTGA
- the LOC125211366 gene encoding glutathione S-transferase T1-like isoform X1, with product MELKVYCDRMSQPSRAILIFCKANNAEFEEVTVEIGKGQHRTPEFAEVNPMKQVPAVIHGDFKLFESHAILIYLASTIPGVADHWYPADVRERAKVHSVLDWHHTNLRRGSVGYLLNTVFAVAFGMPGDPKAAAEGEKLLSASLARIESFWLQGGPFLLGNSKPTIADLALACEVTQLEVADQNDHDRIMEPHSKIVKWLKDVKSATTPHFEEIHAAIRAAREPLKKLKAQAAQKSE from the exons ATGGAGCTCAAAGTATACTGTGATCGGATGTCCCAGCCATCGCGAGCAATTCTCATCTTCTGCAA GGCTAATAATGCAGAATTTGAGGAGGTTACTGTTGAGATCGGCAAGGGCCAACACCGCACCCCTGAATTTGCAG AAGTGAATCCTATGAAACAAGTTCCAGCTGTCATCCATGGTGATTTCAAGCTTTTTGAGAG TCATGCCATACTTATTTATCTGGCTTCAACAATTCCTGGTGTTGCTGATCACTG GTATCCAGCTGATGTGCGTGAGAGAGCAAAGGTTCACTCGGTGCTGGATTGGCACCACACGAATTTGCGCCGTGGCTCAG TTGGATATCTCTTGAATACCGTCTTCGCGGTAGCGTTTGGCATGCCTGGAGACCCAAAAGCAGCAGCTGAAGGTGAAAAGCTTCTCTCGGCATCTCTTGCAAGAATTGAGTCATTCTGGCTTCAAGGAGGACCATTTTTGCTTGGGAATTCAAAGCCAACAATTGCTGATCTAGCTTTAGCTTGTGAAGTCACACAACTTGAG GTTGCAGATCAGAATGACCATGACCGTATTATGGAACCCCACTCGAAAATCGTGAAGTGGCTCAAGGATGTGAAGAGCGCAACCACCCCTCATTTTGAGGAAATTCATGCAGCAATCCGTGCAGCCAGAGAGCCCCTAAAGAAACTGAAGGCCCAAGCAGCTCAGAAATCGGAGTGA